In Eubalaena glacialis isolate mEubGla1 chromosome 2, mEubGla1.1.hap2.+ XY, whole genome shotgun sequence, a single genomic region encodes these proteins:
- the CILP gene encoding cartilage intermediate layer protein 1 isoform X1, with protein sequence MFHPPHHTASLCLERLVAGPCWAPVTVLASQLSSWPSGRQMMLTQSVRRVQPGKRTSGIFAKPADPLDSPGEWTTWFNIDHPGGRGDYERLDAIHFYYGDRVCPRPLRLEAWTTDWIPAGSTGQVVHGNPLEGFWCLNREQRPGQNCSNYTVRFLCPPGSLRQDTEHSLWSPWSPWSKCSAACGHPGVQTRTRTCLAETVSLCNDATEEGRLCMEQACSACDLTCPMGQVNADCDACMCQDFVLYGALSLPGGAPASGATVYVLTKTPKLLTQTDSSGRFRVPGLCPDGKSILKITKTKFAPIRLTMPKTRLKAATIKAEFMRAETPYIVMNPKTKARRAGQSVSLCCKATGKPKPDKYFWYHNSTLLDPSLYKHESKLVLRNLQRDQAGEYFCKAQSDAGAAKSHVARLTVIAPDETPCNPTPESYLIQLPHDCFQNATNSFYYDVGHCPVKTCAGQQDNGIRCQDAVENCCGISKTEEREIQCSGYTLPTKVATECSCQRCTETQSIVRGRVSASDNGEPMRFGHVYMGNSRVSMTGYKGTFTLHVPQDTERLVLTFVDRLQKFVNTTKVLPFNKKGSAVFQEIKMLRWKEPITLEAMETNIIPLGDMAGEDPVAELEIPSKSFYRQNGEPYTGKVKASVTFLDPRNISTATAAQSDLNFINDEGDIFPLRTYGMFSVDFTDEATSESLNVGKVKVHLDSTQVKMPEHLPMMKLWSLNPGTGLWEEEGDFKFESQRRNRREDRTFLVGNMEIRERRLFNLDVPESRRCFIKVRAYRSERFLPSEQMQGVVVSVINLEPRTGFSSNPRAWGRFDSVITGPNGACLPAFCDDQSPDAYSAYVLASLAGEELEAVESSPKFNPNAIGVPQPYLNKLKYRRTDHEDPQVKKTAFQISMAKPRPNSAEESNGPIYAFENLQACEEVPPSAAHFRFYQIEGDRYDYNTVPFNEDDPMSWTEDYLAWWPKPMEFRACYIKVKIMGPLEVNVRSRNMGGTHRQTVGKLYGIRDVKSTRDRDQPNVSAACLEFKCSGMLYDQDRVDRTLVKVIPQGSCHRVSVNSMLHEYLVNHLPLPVNNDTSEYTMLAPLDPLGHNYGIYTVTDQDPRTAKEIALGRCFDGTSDGSSRVMKSNVGVALTFNCVERQVGRQSAFQYLQSIPARPSPASTVRGRAPSRRQRASQGGQRRRRGAASLRVSGVAQQPLSN encoded by the exons ATGTTCCATCCCCCACATCACACTGCTTCCCTATGTCTTGAGAGGCTAGTAGCAGGACCCTGCTGGGCCCCTGTAACTGTTTTGGCCTCTCAATTATCCTCCTGGCCCTCAGGGAGGCAGATGATGCTCACTCAGTCGGTGAGAAGAGTCCAGCCTGGGAAGAGGACCTCAGGCATCTTTGCCAAGCCTGCTGACCCCCTGGACA GTCCTGGGGAGTGGACAACGTGGTTCAACATCGACCACCCAGGTGGGCGGGGCGACTACGAGCGGCTGGATGCCATTCACTTCTACTACGGGGACCGGGTGTGTCCTCGGCCCCTGCGGCTAGAGGCTTGGACCACCGACTGGATACCCGCAGGCAGCACTGGCCAAGTGGTCCATGGCAACCCCCTTGAGGGCTTCTGGTGCCTCAACAGGGAGCAGCGGCCTGGCCAGAACTGCTCCAATTATACCGTGCGCTTCCTCTGCCCGCCAG GATCCCTGCGCCAAGACAcagagcacagcctctggagcCCGTGGTCTCCCTGGAGCAAGTGTTCTGCTGCTTGTGGTCACCCTGGGGTCCAGACCCGAACACGCACCTGCTTGGCGGAGACGGTGTCACTGTGCAATGATGCCACCGAGGAGGGTCGGCTCTGCATGGAGCAGGCCTGTTCAG CCTGTGACCTGACCTGCCCCATGGGCCAGGTGAATGCTGACTGTGACGCCTGCATGTGCCAGGACTTCGTGCTGTATGgggctctctccctccctgggggTGCCCCAGCCTCAGGGGCTACTGTCTACGTCCTGACCAAAACACCTAAGCTATTGACCCAGACGGACAGCAGCGGGAGGTTCCGAGTCCCTGGCTTGTGCCCCGATGGCAAAAGCATCCTGAAGATCACAAAGACCAAGTTTGCCCCTATCAGGCTCACAATGCCTAAGACTAGACTGAAGGCAGCCACCATCAAGGCGGAGTTCATGAGGGCag AGACTCCATACATTGTGATGAACCCCAAGACAAAAGCACGGAGAGCTGGGCAGAGTGTGTCCCTGTGCTGTAAGGCCACGGGGAAGCCCAAACCAGACAAGTATTTCTG GTACCATAACAGCACACTGTTGGACCCCTCCCTCTACAAACACGAGAGCAAGCTGGTGCTGAGGAACCTGCAGCGGGACCAGGCCGGGGAGTACTTCTGCAAGGCCCAGAGTGACGCTGGGGCTGCAAAGTCCCATGTCGCCCGGCTGACTGTCATAG CCCCCGATGAGACTCCTTGCAACCCAACCCCCGAGAGCTACCTTATCCAGCTGCCCCATGATTGTTTCCAGAATGCCACCAACTCCTTCTACTATGATGTGGGTCATTGCCCTGTCAAGACCTGTGCAGGGCAGCAGGATAATGGGATCAGGTGCCAGGATGCTGTGGAGAACTGCTGTGGGATCTCCAAAACAGAGGAGAGGGAGATCCAGTGCAGTGGGTACACGCTGCCCACGAAGGTGGCCACGGAGTGCAGCTGCCAGCGGTGTACGGAGACCCAGAGTATCGTGCGGGGACGCGTCAGCGCCTCTGACAATGGGGAACCCATGCGCTTTGGCCACGTGTACATGGGGAACAGCCGTGTGAGCATGACTGGCTACAAGGGCACGTTCACCCTCCACGTCCCTCAGGACACTGAGAGGCTGGTGCTCACATTTGTGGACAGGCTGCAGAAGTTTGTCAACACCACCAAAGTGCTGCCCTTCAATAAGAAGGGGAGTGCGGTGTTCCAAGAGATCAAGATGCTTCGGTGGAAAGAGCCCATCACCCTGGAGGCCATGGAGACCAACATTATCCCCTTGGGGGATATGGCTGGTGAAGATCCTGTGGCTGAGCTGGAGATCCCATCCAAGAGTTTCTACCGGCAGAACGGAGAGCCCTACACAGGAAAAGTAAAGGCCAGTGTGACCTTCCTGGATCCCCGGAATATTTCCACAGCTACTGCTGCCCAGAGTGACCTGAACTTCATCAATGATGAAGGAGACATCTTCCCCCTTCGGACATACGGCATGTTCTCTGTGGACTTCACAGATGAGGCCACCTCAGAGTCACTTAATGTTGGCAAGGTGAAGGTCCACCTCGACTCAACCCAGGTCAAGATGCCAGAGCACTTGCCCATGATGAAACTCTGGTCACTCAACCCAGGCACAGGGCTGTGGGAGGAGGAAGGTGACTTCAAATTTGAAAGCCAAAGGCGGAACAGAAGGGAAGACAGGACCTTCCTGGTGGGCAACATGGAGATCCGGGAGAGGAGGCTCTTTAACCTGGATGTCCCTGAAAGCAGGAGGTGCTTCATCAAGGTGAGGGCCTACCGAAGTGAGAGGTTCTTGCCCAGTGAGCAGATGCAGGGTGTCGTGGTCTCTGTGATCAACCTGGAGCCCAGGACTGGCTTCTCCTCCAACCCCAGGGCCTGGGGCCGCTTTGACAGTGTCATCACTGGCCCCAATGGGGCCTGTCTGCCTGCCTTCTGCGATGACCAGTCCCCTGATGCTTACTCTGCCTACGTCTTAGCCAGCCTGGCTGGGGAAGAACTGGAAGCAGTGGAGTCCTCTCCTAAATTCAACCCAAATGCAATTGGTGTCCCTCAGCCCTACCTCAACAAGCTCAAGTACCGCCGGACAGACCATGAGGACCCACAGGTCAAGAAGACGGCTTTCCAGATCAGCATGGCCAAGCCAAGGCCCAACTCAGCTGAGGAGAGCAATGGACCCATCTATGCATTTGAGAACCTCCAGGCATGCGAGGAAGTACCTCCCAGTGCGGCCCACTTCCGGTTCTACCAGATTGAGGGGGATCGATATGACTACAACACGGTCCCTTTCAACGAGGATGACCCCATGAGCTGGACTGAAGACTACCTGGCATGGTGGCCCAAGCCAATGGAGTTCAGGGCCTGCTATATCAAGGTGAAGATCATGGGGCCACTGGAGGTGAACGTGCGATCCCGTAACATGGGGGGCACCCACCGGCAGACAGTGGGAAAGCTGTACGGAATCCGGGATGTGAAGAGCACGCGGGACAGGGACCAGCCCAATGTCTCAGCTGCCTGTTTGGAGTTCAAGTGCAGTGGGATGCTCTATGACCAGGACCGTGTAGACCGCACGCTGGTGAAGGTTATCCCCCAGGGCAGCTGCCATCGAGTCAGCGTAAACTCCATGCTGCATGAGTACCTGGTCAACCACCTACCACTGCCGGTCAACAACGACACCAGTGAGTACACCATGCTGGCGCCCTTGGACCCACTGGGCCACAACTATGGCATCTACACTGTCACTGACCAGGACCCTCGCACGGCCAAGGAGATTGCGCTTGGGCGGTGCTTTGATGGCACATCTGATGGCTCCTCCAGAGTCATGAAGAGCAATGTGGGAGTGGCCCTGACCTTTAACTGCGTAGAGAGGCAGGTGGGCCGTCAGAGTGCCTTCCAGTACCTCCAAAGCATCCCGGCCCGGCCCTCCCCCGCAAGCACTGTCAGGGGGAGAGCGCCCTCAAGGAGGCAGCGGGCAAGTCAGGGTGGCCAGCGCCGACGCAGAGGGGCGGCCTCTCTGAGGGTTTCTGGGGTTGCTCAGCAGCCTCTGAGCAACTAA